The Candidatus Manganitrophus noduliformans region TTTCCAAAGCGATGGTAAGCGCCGAACGGATCTCCGAGATTTTAGAGATCGAGCCGTCGATCCAGGATCGTCCCGACGCCGTCGAAGCGTCTAATCTCAAGGGCAAGATCGTTTTCGATCGGGTCTCTTTCGATTACGGGGATGGGAGGGAGATCTTGAAAGATATCTCTTTCGCCATCTCCCCCGGCGAGCGGGTCGCCCTGGTTGGGGCCTCCGGGGCGGGGAAGTCGACGATCGTCAGCCTGATCCTTCGCCTCTACGATCCGACGCGGGGGACGATCTTCATCGATGGGGTCAACACCAAGGATTATCGGCGCGAATCGCTCCGCCATGAGATCGGGATTGTTCTCCAGGAGGCCCTCCTCTTCGGGACGACCCTCCGGGAAAATATTTCATACGGGAAGCCGGATGCAACCGTCGAAGAGATTGAGGAGGCGGCGCGCCAGGCCCACGCCCACGACTTTATTATGACCTTTCCGGAGGGATACGACGCCATTGTCGGGGAGCGAGGGAGCACCCTCTCCGGAGGCCAGCGTCAGCGAATCAGCCTGGCCCGGGCGATCATCAAACGGCCTTCCATTTTGGTTCTCGATGAGCCGACCTCCGCGATCGACGCCGAATCGGCAAGGCTGATCGAGGAGGCGGTCGACCGGATGCACAAGGGAAAAACCTGCCTGGTCATCGTCCACCAGTTCTCGTCGATCAGACATTTCGATCGGATTCTGGTCCTCAAAGAGGGAGAATTGGTGGAGCAGGGGACCCATGACGCGCTTCTAAAGCGGAAAGGATACTACTATGAACTCTTTCGACTCCAGGGGCTTTAGACGATGCCCACGAACCACCCGGTCCCTCCGTTCGCTGAACACGCGCGCTCCCTTTTAGAAAAGAGAAGAACGCGCCGGATCGCCTCCTTCCTGATTGCGATGCTTCTTTTGATCGAATCTTCCCTTGTTCTAGCGGTCGATGAGGGTCGTGACGGGTCCGTTCTGACCGACTCGGTTGAAAAGAAAGAGCCTCCTCCCCTCGATACGGATGCCTCCCCCTCGTTGAGGATCCAGATTGCCCCGGACCTCTTTCTGGGGGCGAGGCTTCAATTCAGCGCTCTCAGAAGGGAAAATCGGGACCTGGCGGAGGAGATCGAGGATGATCAGACCCGCCTGGAAACGCTTATCGACCTGGCGGCCCAGGCCCTCCCGGGGGAAGGCCTGGCGCTTTTCGGAGAAGCGCGCCTGTCGCGTCGGCGCCTTTCCGGAGACGGGGAGGGGCTGATTCTTGAAGAGTCGAAGATCCGTCTCAGAAGGGCATATCTTCTCTGGAGCGGTTTTCCCATCGCCTCCGCCGACCTTCAGATCGGACGTCAGCGGTTTTCCGATTCCCGGGAATGGCTCTATGATGAAAACCTCGATGCCGTCCGAATGCGGGTCAAGGGGGATCTTCTCGATCTGGAATTGTCCGTCAGCACCAACCTTCTTGATCCGGAGGAACCGGAAGATGAGATGCGAAATTATATCCTCTACGCCACCACCCGTCCCGGACAGAAAGAGAAGGTGTCGCTCTACGGCATCGCCCGGCGGGATCGGAGCGAAGCGGGCCGTGATCCGACGTTCCTCGGTATTTCTTGGAGGGGGAGGTCGATCGAGAATCAGCGTTACTGGTTGGAGGCGGCGTTGGTCTCGGGACAAGACGGCTCTCAGGCGCTGAGGGGATACGGATTCGATCTCGGCTGGACCTCCCGCTTTGATTCGCCGATCGAGCCTTCTTTTACAATCGGCTACGCCTTCGGATCGGGGGACCCGGACCCCGATGACCGGATCGATCGGAACTTCCAGCAGACCGGCCTTCAGGATAATCAAGCGAAGTTCAACGGCGTCGTCAAATTCAACTACTACGGGGAACTGTTCGATCCGGAGTTGAGCAATATCATTATCGGGACCGCCGGCGTCGGAATTATCCCCTATTCGAAGACTTCCATCGATCTTGTCTATCATTACTACTCTCAGGTCTATGCTTATCTCGAGCGTCCCAATGTGTTCCGCGACGCCGGCGTGAAGCGAAGACCTTCCGGAAGGTCGAGGGATCTGGGTCAGGAGGTCGATCTCATCCTCGGAACCAAGGTCATTCGTAATGTTCAAATGGCGCTTTACTCGGGCATCTTCATGCCGGGAAAAGCATTTCCAGGATCAGAAAATGCGTTTTTCACGGAATTCAAAATACAGGTCTCTTTCTAAAGGGAGCCGTTCGACGACGCTTTCCGTGTCGCTGCTCTTCTGCCTGATGCTCGCCGGATGCGGAGGGATCGTCCCGGGTCCTCCTCCGACGGTCCACTCCACCCAACCGGCGGCGGGCGCCGCCGATGTGCCGCTCAACACCGCTATTGCCGTGACCTTCAGCGAAGAGATGGACCCGAATACGATCACGACCGGCACGTTCTTCCTGGACAGAGGGGCGACCGGGACGGTTTCCTACGCCGGTTTGACGGCGACCTTCACGCCGTCCGGCCCGCTGGCTCCTTCGACCACCTATACCGTCACGGTCACCACCGGGGCGAAGGATTTGGTCGGGAATTCCCTCGAAGAGAACCACCTGTGGACATTTACAACCGGAACCCTCTCCACAACCGCCCCCCCCGCGGATCTCTCTCCGCCGACGGTTATTTCTACCACCCCGGGACCCGATGAGAAAGATGTCTCCTCCAACACCGCCATTACCGTAACGTTCAGCGAAGAGATGGACCCGAATACGATCACGACCGGCACGTTCTTTCTGGACAGAGGGGCGACCGGAACGGTCTCCTACGCCGGCTTGACGGCGACCTTTACGCCGTCCGGCCCGCTGGAGTTTGACAGAAGCTACACCGCCACAGTGACCACCGGGGCGAAAGATCTGGCCGGAAATCCCCTCGAGATAAATCAGGTCTGGGGGTTCAAAACGGAAAAGCCGCCTATTCGCTAGGGGAGAATAGCGGTCCGGTGTTCCGGGGGTTCCGAAGAGGCGGTTTTCCCCCGAAGCCATTGGTTCACGGTGAGTCGGACCGCCTCCTCGAACGGCATCGGTTCAATTCGGAGAACCGCTCTCATCAAAGAAAGATCAACCGTGTGCGGCTCGGTAATGATGTTCACCCGCTCGGGGTTCAGCCCCCATTGTGGATGGACAAACGACGCGATCCCGGCGAGCGGATAGACGAACCATTTCGGGATGTGGACAAAACGGCGCCGGTTGTTTCCGAGCGCGCGGCAGAACCGCCTCGCAAATTCGTTGAAAGGGACGAGATCTTTCCCCGCGAGCGAAATTGCCAGGCCTACCGAGGCCGACGTTTCAAGGGCGGAGGCGAGGGCGGCGCAGACTTCATCGACATGGATCGGCTGGCTAGTGTA contains the following coding sequences:
- a CDS encoding alginate export family protein codes for the protein MPTNHPVPPFAEHARSLLEKRRTRRIASFLIAMLLLIESSLVLAVDEGRDGSVLTDSVEKKEPPPLDTDASPSLRIQIAPDLFLGARLQFSALRRENRDLAEEIEDDQTRLETLIDLAAQALPGEGLALFGEARLSRRRLSGDGEGLILEESKIRLRRAYLLWSGFPIASADLQIGRQRFSDSREWLYDENLDAVRMRVKGDLLDLELSVSTNLLDPEEPEDEMRNYILYATTRPGQKEKVSLYGIARRDRSEAGRDPTFLGISWRGRSIENQRYWLEAALVSGQDGSQALRGYGFDLGWTSRFDSPIEPSFTIGYAFGSGDPDPDDRIDRNFQQTGLQDNQAKFNGVVKFNYYGELFDPELSNIIIGTAGVGIIPYSKTSIDLVYHYYSQVYAYLERPNVFRDAGVKRRPSGRSRDLGQEVDLILGTKVIRNVQMALYSGIFMPGKAFPGSENAFFTEFKIQVSF
- a CDS encoding Ig-like domain-containing protein — encoded protein: MRFSRNSKYRSLSKGSRSTTLSVSLLFCLMLAGCGGIVPGPPPTVHSTQPAAGAADVPLNTAIAVTFSEEMDPNTITTGTFFLDRGATGTVSYAGLTATFTPSGPLAPSTTYTVTVTTGAKDLVGNSLEENHLWTFTTGTLSTTAPPADLSPPTVISTTPGPDEKDVSSNTAITVTFSEEMDPNTITTGTFFLDRGATGTVSYAGLTATFTPSGPLEFDRSYTATVTTGAKDLAGNPLEINQVWGFKTEKPPIR